The genomic DNA AGGAATGCAAAGAGCATCACAGCCTGGTGGCttacaacacaacaacagtaGGGTGGATTTTTCCTTTAACAGAAAGATCAGGAGgttgatattaaaaaaaagaagaagaaaaagcctgagacaaaacaaagtgGTTTTCACAGAGGCAGTGCCTGCAGTGTCCCAGTGTGCCAGATCAAAATCAGCCAGCAGGGCTGATGTTCTGCAGGCTGTGGACAAAACACACCCACCTGCTTCTAAAAGAGACACGGCAGACTCCAGCTTCATAATTATACATATAATCCGCCCACACAAAGCGTGGCTACCTGATGAGGAGGGAGAGTGTGTGTTGCTGTCGGTGTCTCTATCGGTGTGTGTGCGTTTCTGCTCTTCCACGGCTGTATGTGCTAGAGAGAATACAGCATTGTATTCATGGAAACCTGGCTTCTGgctttaaagaatttttttgtttatacgaaaacaaagaaaaataagatgCCATCAGAATAACAACAGTACGAACAACCACAACGAGAAACGACAATTATTCAAAATCTGCTTCTGTCAGTTAACATCTAAAAATCTGGAAACGAGCTGTACTAAAAATCCTGAttcttcctgtgtgtgtgtttctaataTACAATCAGCTGCTTTGAAGTGGTCGGACCTGAGGTATAAATGACAACCAGATATGCAGCGTGACAGaataagaaacagaagaaacctCCCTGCAGAGAGGAGCATGGCAATCACATACATTATGGTTCTTTCTTTCCTGGCGAGCTCGCCGCATCACACGCCATCCTCTAACAAAATGGTGCATCATGCGGCGTCTACTAAATGAGGTTACAGTAGTTGCTGTtcgacattttttttcttttcatcacgTTTTTGACAGTCTTTCgctcagaagaaaaacaaaagaaaaaaaacaaatcaaatagaAACCAACCTGAAAAGCAGAGAAATTGATTGGCTTACctgaagatgcaaaaaaaacagtaaaataaatacatacatattcatatagcttttttcattttcatcatatTAAGGTACATTTTCCTGTGCGTGCCGTGTTTTTTGGGGAATGCAGTGTAAAAAGTTTCAGAtagaatatttttcttttaaaagacGACTGATAAAGGAAGGTTAACTTGTCCACCTGTCCCCCAATCTCCCCTCTGGGTCTCTGATTTCTCTTGGtgtgagaaataaaaaaaatccccctgTCAAGTTTCAAACTGGAGTTGTGTTACACTTAAAAGCAAACAATAAACCACGAAAAAGAAAGGAATAAAACCCCTCAGTGAACAAAACTCATTGTTCTTTCTCAGACCAGGGTGGGACCAACATGACTTAGTGCCTCCAGGGTGAAACCAGACGACTGAATCCTAAAATGTTTCGACTTTTAGAGGGAGAAATGAGAAGTTTTCAGTCCTTTCATGCAACCCCAACCACTGCTAAAACACACGGATCGCTGTGAGATCCCTGTggctctttcttttttgtcaatCTGTCGCTCTAACACCTCTACAAGgtttggttgcaaaaaaaaatacctgaaaaGTGGTAGGGTGGCAAATATTGGTCAGTCAGACACTTGAAGCGTCTCCCACCTCCCTGTGCAAGAGGAaggcaaaacaaagaaaagaaaaacaaaaacataataaaagaaaagaaacagtaGAGGATACTATGTTTCCCAGAGTATCAGCTATCCCTTTGCCAAGCTCCCAGGTAAGGGATACATAAAAGTAGGAGGCACGGAAAGGAGTCAGAGTACTGAGAATGAGGTATAACACTTGGTCTCTGCCGACCAAGCTGACCTGTacttcttttatatatatatatatatatatatatatatatatatatatatatatatatatatatatatatatatatatatatatatatatatatatatatagtaaaggTAGTTAAGTCTGCGCCATTTTCCGACTGACAAATATTGCTGCCCTCCCCATTGGCTCGATCCTGAGACATTTACAGTACTGAAGGCTACTGTTGCATGCCCGCGTCAGAAAGCGACTGCGTTTCCAATGCAAGCAGCATAAAGTGAAACTAAaatcaaaagaataaaaacaacagtctgTTAAAAACGATGCAACAGTGTCATCTTTTTTGCAGATCACTGTTCTGGTTTTGTGAGTTTGAGagattcatttcatttcactacATTCATTACTTCAGTGTTTgttatttcatatatatatatatatgtatatgtatatgtatataaatagaTATACGCTGTTCTCTTAAGTATATAATATAGTATGAGGTTGCTTTAGAAACAGCAGTGAGACTCAGTTGAAGGAGGAGGACTTTTTTGGACAGGGGGAGCCGTTAACCATATGAATAGAAACCATCAATAAAACCCAAgaaaaaatcaaatgaaatgaaataaatatacacCTTAAATGGCATGCACCTCAGCAGATAAGAGCAGACTGAAAATGGGTcttttgaaaaatttacttggattttttttctttttttttcttagaaagGAACAAGAAATATAGCTTACAGCAAAAGCCAAATGTGCAGTAAGGGTTAAAGAAAGAATGGAGAGAAAAGTTTTTCTAGATAATTTAGAGATCTGTGTACAATATTCACAAATTGTTTGGCCCTCGAGGAATGGCCCCTCTCAGGGGCATTCAGTGTAAGTGCTGTCGGAGTTTATCCATGCAAACCTGCGCATCAAATGCCAATTGCATTATTTCTCtacatatattttctttttttatttatagcaCAAATCCATGCTTTACATGCATTACATGAAAGAAGCTAACAGGCAGATTGCCATAGGTtcgttttgttggttttcttcaAGGAGGGGACACTGTGAATCGTGTGTTGTCCGACTCTTATTCACAGCAGGCTAAGTGAGCAGCTATCATGCCTTTTATCAGAGGCGTAACAAGTGCTTTACTCTCAACACTGGGACTTCGATCCTGTTTTAACTATCAGATCTGTGCATTGTCTTTCGCTGGGTCCTAATTGATGCACACAACAACCTCTTAGACACTTCAAATGCTCGGCATTGTCAAAGTGTTGGACGCATTTCATGCATATTGACTCCTGGTAATATCTTGTTCCACGAGTCTGTTCTAGAGCTTTTTCATTTGGCTGTGCATGCCAAAACAATCAAGGCAAGGGAGCTTCAAAGCTTAGACCAATAACCACAGTGGGGGGAAGATAAGATTGTATGCAACAGCCAGTCAGTGATtctaattttaattagattgtGATTAATTCATAACTTAGTGTGATATTTAGCATCTGTGGTGCAAGACTAGTGGTGTGGAAATATTCAACATTATATATCGTATTGGCCCAACCCCAAAATCAGCCAAATAAGTGGTGCATGCcatttttaacagaataatccaaaataaaaaaaagaaaacaaatcaaataaataaaatgtacaatacatTTCAAAAGGAGTGAATCATCATCATTTCATCTGAGCAGAGAGTTACAATTCTTGTGTTAAAATCTCACAGACTGGGTGAGCACCAGGCAGTGTTAGGAGCGAAGAGCAACATTTAGCGGCGAGGGGAGGGAAAACAACGAGACGACACTACACAAAACTGAACTTGTTCAAGCtgtcaaccttttttttttaaatcttttttctttttttttcttttttttaaatcgtggAGGTaattgagaggaaaaaaaagagtagTTTGGGTCCAAGCTGCACCTTTCTGAAAGTCTTCACACACTAAAGCTTATTTATTCCATCTCTCTGCCCTCCTCGTCGCTCCATATCCCCCAGAGAAGAGCTACACTACAGGCGTAACCTCaaactttctttctctcttgttttttttctcttatttttgaaaagtgcTATTTTCAAAGTTTAGCGCCATAAGTTAAATCCACAAACCCAACTTCGGTGTTTTCTGgtctttttcatgatttttttagcAGGTCTATCTGCCGTTTTAAATCATGTGGCCATCCCACAGACAAGCATTACTGAGAGGCGTGGCTGTCCTCTGCTCTGTTTACTATAGGTCCAACAGGAAATTACCATATTTGTAACCCACATCTTCTGTCTCAGTCACCCTGAGTTAATgaggagaaaaacagaacaCCCCGAATCATGAATTGGCTTTTACATAGTCAGTCATAATAACTTATAATATATTAAAATCTGCCTTTCCCTAACCTATCATCTACCCCACCCCACTGCATATTTCCCACCCGCCACCCTAAAATTAACACCCCACTATAAATGCACATCATTGTAGTAAACTGCCTTTGAAACTGTCTTTGAAGTTTGAGGGAGAAGAATATCTTTAAAACTCATCACCTAAGCCGCTTCTACTTAGCTTGattagaaaaggaaaagaaaaactcatcAGCATTATGTTATTAGCTAAGACAAGCTAAAATTCATTAGCTCAGGCTAGCTAAAGCCTTTCATAGGAGCTAGATAATGAACTGGATAGCAGCACAGTTTCACATTCTGATCCTAAAAGGCCTTCATCCAGCAAAGATCACCGTGAGGGGAGCTCACTTCGGTCATCGTTCAGAGGTTAACCTGCAGGTGGCTCCGGCTTTCCAGGATCAGCAGTGAGAGAATGATGGAGGTCCATGAGGTAGCATTCTGCCCTAAAAACAGCTGATTCATAGTCAGATTACCCCTCAACTTGTCCCTTGGCAAAAAAGAGGGCTAATGAGCCTCCTGCGTCTGAATATGAATCAGCGTGTGCAGGCGATGTGCACCTCTGACCTGTTGCAAGGTTGTGACTGGGCTTCAGTGACAGACCATAATAAGTGCATGATGCATGGGCAACAATGCCGAGGTAACCTGGTCTGCGAGCGCCAGACCCAAAGTGTCGtgcaaaagaaagcaaaaacaaatcaaacgaAAAGATAGAGGAGAAGAAGTCGATTATAGAAGTCAGTAGTGTCCACGAAACTCACAAACATGCATCCCTGAATgacttttgtgtgtcttttctcGTTCAAAAAAAGGACGGGTTAATGTTGCTTTCGTCCGCACAGAGATTAGCAGAGTACTttaaggaggaaagaaaaagtttGCAGTTAAAGCGTCATGGCTACCTGGCAATAAGAGAATGGGTTTGATTCAGAACCCTCGTGAGGAATATCAATGGTATGATTAAACCTTACAGTTGGTTTCAAATGTAATAGACAGTTCACTTACCAATTTTCAGCTAGTACTCCGCGAGAGAGGGGAGTGGTAAAGGGAcgaatttgtcagtttttttagGGAGTTaatttctcaaacatttttttccccaaatcagAATTGTCCAAAGCCCAAACTGCATTCATAAGCAGCAACGCTTCTGGGTATCAAGTTCAGAAAAGAGGGGAGATTGGGTTTTTGGGCTGGGGATTATCAGCATGCTTAAGGTAATTTCATTAATTGTCATTTAACTAATGTCATTAGCTGCATTTGTTAAGCCCCTGGATATAAAAGCTGAACAAATGCTTGTACAGCGTCGCTCAAGTGACGCCCGTTAAAAAACGTCCGATTAGTTGTTTCTCTCCAGTTTGTTTAAAGAATCCTCCTCATATTATCCCTGCATTTGTGCTCACCCAGATACTGCAAAGTAAATTGGCACAAATAAAGCCCCATCCATTTTCAAATTACTTAAGTCATTTGACTGAGGTTTACATGTGTAAGCCGTTTAGTCGATCGGTTTGAAATTGTCTTCAATCTCTTCTTTTACATTGTCCTGGAGCTCAGCAGCTGCTAGCGGCGGGCCGTCATCTCGTGGAGTAGCAGTAGGCGTGTTCTCCGACTCGGTGGGAAAATCCTGGCCTCCTGCTtccatcttcatcatcagcttGAGCTTCTTCTTTGGGGGATTCTTCAGTGTTCCCATGCGCTCCTTGACCTTGTACTCCAGGGTGCTGTGAGGGATCCCATACATGTTCTGTGCCTTGGACACGCTCATCTTCCCACTCATCACTACAGCTATGGCCTCCTCCAGGATCTCGCTGTTGTACTGGCGATAGCGGCCCCTCTTCTTCCTGGGTTGCTTGGAATTTGGGTCCCCCTCCACGTCGGAGATGGAGTACGCTGGCCCGGAACTGGAGTGGTCCAAGTCGGAGCTCCAGTAGTCGGCTGCCCCGTCCAGCAGGCTTCCAAGGCTCCCCCCTCGGCGGTTCTGCTTGGGCAGGATGGCTCTCAGCTTCCGGCTCAGGGTGTTCTCCCCGTGGCCACCACCTCCAACCCCCATGGCCCCATAGCCGTACAGCTCAGAGGCATGGGAATCCCAGGAGAGATCCATGCCCCGAACCTGAGGGATCTTGAGGTCAACAGGAGGCGAGTGGCCCTGGTCTCTCTTGCCGTCATTGTGGTGATGTTGGACCTTTGAGACCTGAttgtgatggtgatggtggaggGAACTCTTATAGGAGAAGGCTCcgtggtggttgtggtggtgatTCTCCAGGAATGTTGGCAGATCTTTGAGGTCGCTCAGAGCTCCACTGGCCTGCTTTAGCTTCATGAGGCTTTCAAGGTGGGCCTTGCTTCCCCAGAAAGAGGAAGAGCCCTTCTGGCCAAGCAAGGAGTGGGACTGCCCGTGGTTGAGCAAGCCAGCTGACTCGAGATTAGCCAATGAGAGGGCAGCGGGCTGGCTCAAAAGGCGGTGCTTCTGGCTGAGGAGCTCCTCCTTGATACGCAGCGAGCGGGCCAGTGGGGGCTTGAAGGAGTTGGAGTAGTTCTCTCTCAGTCCGTCCTGCAAACTTCTCTGCAGCAggccgtcctcctcctccacctctgacAGGTTGTGTTCCACTTTGAGGGAACGCCTGAGTGGAGAACAAAAAGACAATTGATGAAATTCTCtaaaaaaaactcagatttttgaGACAGAGGTCTGGTATATGAAGCATTTTCTGAACTGAGATTGGAGTCTGTAatacactacccttcaaaagtttggggtcacccagacaatttcatgttttccatgaaaactcacacttttattcatgtgttaacataattgcacaagggttttctaatcatcaattagcctttcaacaccattagctaacacaatgtagcattagaacacaggagtgatggttgctggaaatgttcctctgtacctctatggagatattccattaaaaatcagctgtttccagctagaatagtcatttaccacattaacagtgtctagactgtatttctgattcatttaatgttatcttcactgaaaaaaactgcttttctttcaaaaacaagaacatttctaagtgacctcaaacttttgaacagcagtgtatgttGCTCAAAGGTAAGTGACTTTTTATTATCCTAGATGAGgaagaaaaaatgccaaattattAGTGATAgtcatgaaaaaagacaaaaaacataaccAAACAACAAGTAcattacatttgtgaaatagTCCGAGGGAAACTATAGACCTCCAGTCTGTCTTTTTATTACTATGTTTGGTTTtcaaataaatgattttttacagtgatgtctgaaaaactgagagACTGCTTCTGGAAAGATGTGTAACCATTGCCCaagatgtaaaacaataaaaccatgTCCATTTTCCCTTTATCTGGGTAGTCTCAAAACTGTTGAGAACTAACAGATACAGTATGCCTGACACAATATGCAGTAAATGAGAGAATACTATAGTTTGCGACATGCATGAATTGATTTCCAACACACCCAGAGAGTAAATAAAGCTGTGAATTCCCACACAGACATGCTTAGTGAACCACATCTCAGAAGTATCTTGTGGATCAGCCTTTCCTTTTATGCAAGCAGAACATTTGTAACCTTACAGTTTCACAA from Amphiprion ocellaris isolate individual 3 ecotype Okinawa chromosome 4, ASM2253959v1, whole genome shotgun sequence includes the following:
- the lcor gene encoding ligand-dependent corepressor; this encodes MASLCKRQQCTIERRGFRQELDSWRHKLIHCVGFESILEGLFGPGLVKDITLFQDCEPEEVSDWSFDENCLFCCLRREKVKDHSVENGRGSHVLSECEDFKQEQSRISRLERQAQDFLNAVFHRKDLPSFSDPHIPLVAREIMQRMIRQFAAEYTSKTTQDDPPLPNGTMKDQSLPRAVALAPAPSSSPGPLPAPSSPPSSASSSPSPIPGLGFSPTSAAAASAPPCTQSSNGTGASNGGGGGGTAAASAQNPVLSKLLMADQDGPLDLTVKKNQADPEPSQQDGVLDLSTKKNHSTGGPKPGYTAAPGVKGRSLKVEHNLSEVEEEDGLLQRSLQDGLRENYSNSFKPPLARSLRIKEELLSQKHRLLSQPAALSLANLESAGLLNHGQSHSLLGQKGSSSFWGSKAHLESLMKLKQASGALSDLKDLPTFLENHHHNHHGAFSYKSSLHHHHHNQVSKVQHHHNDGKRDQGHSPPVDLKIPQVRGMDLSWDSHASELYGYGAMGVGGGGHGENTLSRKLRAILPKQNRRGGSLGSLLDGAADYWSSDLDHSSSGPAYSISDVEGDPNSKQPRKKRGRYRQYNSEILEEAIAVVMSGKMSVSKAQNMYGIPHSTLEYKVKERMGTLKNPPKKKLKLMMKMEAGGQDFPTESENTPTATPRDDGPPLAAAELQDNVKEEIEDNFKPID